In the genome of Pseudomonas fluorescens, the window TCAGCGGCGCCAGCTCTTTGAGCGCTTCGTAGTTTTCACTGAGCACCGGTTCTTCGATGAACATCAGCTTGTACGGATCAAGCTCCTTCATCAGCACCTTGGCCATGGGCTTGTGCACCCGACCATGGAAGTCCACGCCTATGCCGACGTTCGGGCCGACGGCATCGCGCACGGCAGCGACGTTGGCCAGGGCCTGGTCGACCTTGTCGAAAGTGTCGAGGAATTGCAGCTCTTCGGTGCCATTCATTTTCACCGCGGTGAAGCCACGCTCGACTGCTTCTTTCGCCGCCCGCGCGGTGTCCGCCGGACGGTCGCCGCCGATCCACGAATACACGCGGATCTTGTCCCGCACCTGCCCACCCAGCAGATCGCTGACCGATACGCCCAGCGCCTTGCCCTTGATGTCCCACAGGGCCTGGTCGATACCGGCCAGGGCGCTCATGTGGATCGCGCCGCCACGGTAGAAGCCGCCGCGATAGAGCACGGTCCAGATGTCTTCGATGTTGCGTGGGTCCTTGCCGATCAGGTAGTCGGACAACTCTTCAACGGCAGCGGCAACGGTGTGGGCGCGGCCTTCGACCACGGGCTCACCCCAACCGGTCACGCCCTCGTCGGTTTCGACCTTGAGGAAGCACCAGCGCGGCGGAACGATGAAGGTGGTCAGTTTGGTGATTTTCATCTTTTGGCTCTCTTATTAGATGCAGCGCGCTCGGCGCTCAAAGAAGTCTTAGCGAAGGGCTTTCCAGGCAGCGACGTAGGCCTTGGCATTGGCCGCCACTTGCGCAGGCGTCATGCCCGGTTTGAACAGGCCGGAACCGAGGCCGAAACCTTTGACGCCGGCGTCGATGAACGACTGCATGTTGTCCGGCGTGATCCCGCCGACCGGCGCCAGAAGGGTTCCGGCCGGCAATACGGCGAGCCAGGCTTTGACGACTGCCGGGCTCATCTGCTCGGCCGGGAACAGCTTCAGCACATCCGCGCCTTCAGCCAGTGCCGCGAAGGCTTCGGTCGGCGTGGCGACACCCGGCGACAGGTACAGCCCCGCCGCTTTCGCCGCGCGCAAGACCTTCGGATCGCTATGGGGCATGACGATCACCTGGCCACCCGCGGCTTTCACTTGCTCGACCTGCTCCGGCGTCAACACCGTGCCGGCACCGATCAGGCAATCGGCGGGCAAGGTACTGCGCAGGATGCGGATACTTTCGTACGGCTCAGGGGAATTGAGCGGCACTTCGATGACGCGAAATCCGGCGGCGTACAGGACTTCGCCGATGGCCGCCGCTTCCTGCGGGCGCAGGCCACGCAGGATCGCGATCAGGCCGTTTTGCGCCAGGGCTTGTTTGAGCATGTCAGGACTCCAGTCAGGTTTAACGGGATGCGGTGCACGTGACCAGGCCGGCAGCTAGTGCCAGTTGCCACAATCCGCGTTCGGTGGCCTGTTCGGCCAGGGTCACCCGGGCAAAACCGCAGGCGTCGAGCGCGCGGCTGTAGCGGGCACAGAGTTGGGTGTTGCCGATGAGGATGATCGAAGGCAGATGCACGCTGTTGCGCCGGCGCCGCTGAACGCTGGCCAGGGCCGACAGTTCATGGCCAATCAGCAGGCCTGACAGATAATCCGCTTGCGCCGCAGTGCTCAGTTCACCGGTCAGCCCGAGACTGCGGGCGCTGAACATCGTCGACAGCGGACCGATTTCACCGTCCGCCGACAACGCGACCTTCACGCCGCGATCAAACGCATCGCCATCGAAAGACCCGCCACATTGTTGGGTGCGTCCGAGAATGCTGTGTTGACTGAGCACAGCGAAGACTTCGCCGGTCATGAAAGTATCGAAATGCATGATGCAGCCATCGGCCACTTCCACCCATTTCGAATGGCTGCCCGGCAGGCCGATCAGCAGATCAGCGCCCGCCTCGCTCGCCAGGTTTTGCAGCACACCGAGCACCTGGGTTTCTTCACCGCGCATCACATTCGGCAAAGGCGAACGCTCGA includes:
- a CDS encoding 2-dehydro-3-deoxygalactonokinase, producing the protein MQAQLIALDWGTTSLRAYKLAEGGQVLEQRSLSSGIMQLPKAPRIIGGRECANGFELAFDEACGDWLDAQPDLPVIACGMVGSAQGWCEAAYRDTPANVATLGTSLQTVRSLRGVDVHIVPGVIERSPLPNVMRGEETQVLGVLQNLASEAGADLLIGLPGSHSKWVEVADGCIMHFDTFMTGEVFAVLSQHSILGRTQQCGGSFDGDAFDRGVKVALSADGEIGPLSTMFSARSLGLTGELSTAAQADYLSGLLIGHELSALASVQRRRRNSVHLPSIILIGNTQLCARYSRALDACGFARVTLAEQATERGLWQLALAAGLVTCTASR
- the dgoD gene encoding galactonate dehydratase; amino-acid sequence: MKITKLTTFIVPPRWCFLKVETDEGVTGWGEPVVEGRAHTVAAAVEELSDYLIGKDPRNIEDIWTVLYRGGFYRGGAIHMSALAGIDQALWDIKGKALGVSVSDLLGGQVRDKIRVYSWIGGDRPADTARAAKEAVERGFTAVKMNGTEELQFLDTFDKVDQALANVAAVRDAVGPNVGIGVDFHGRVHKPMAKVLMKELDPYKLMFIEEPVLSENYEALKELAPLTSTPIALGERLFSRWDFKRVLSEGYVDIIQPDASHAGGITETRKIANMAEAYDVALALHCPLGPIALAACLQLDAACYNAFIQEQSLGIHYNESNDLLDYVKDPRVFDYDKGFVKIPNGPGLGIEINEEYVIERAAIGHRWRNPIWRHADGSFAEW
- a CDS encoding 2-dehydro-3-deoxy-6-phosphogalactonate aldolase; the encoded protein is MLKQALAQNGLIAILRGLRPQEAAAIGEVLYAAGFRVIEVPLNSPEPYESIRILRSTLPADCLIGAGTVLTPEQVEQVKAAGGQVIVMPHSDPKVLRAAKAAGLYLSPGVATPTEAFAALAEGADVLKLFPAEQMSPAVVKAWLAVLPAGTLLAPVGGITPDNMQSFIDAGVKGFGLGSGLFKPGMTPAQVAANAKAYVAAWKALR